In Miscanthus floridulus cultivar M001 chromosome 5, ASM1932011v1, whole genome shotgun sequence, one genomic interval encodes:
- the LOC136553263 gene encoding salt stress root protein RS1-like produces MTSVWKTKVLPGLNKIFDKDGKKAAAVGFLKSFNKEEIGKEIEDKKTELEPKVVETYEASPPEVKALFKDKKPVKITKKNSAAVTKFLDELAKIDFPGAKVVSEAVAKSGTTPLSPAITFILDKVAPFIPEEPKAEPAAAEATSREVAVEEKKEEAEPAAAAAATEEAAPVPAEEEEKKEEEVKPAAEEAAPPAAAAEEK; encoded by the exons ATGACCAGTGTGTGGAAGACCAAGGTTCTGCCTGGCCTCAACAAGATCTTTGACAAGGATGGCAAGAAGGCTGCAGCTGTAGGCTTCTTGAAGTCCTTCAACAAG GAGGAGATTGGCAAGGAGATTGAGGACAAGAAGACAGAACTGGAGCCCAAGGTTGTGGAGACTTATGAAGCATCTCCTCCTGAGGTTAAG GCTCTGTTCAAGGATAAGAAGCCAGTCAAGATCACCAAGAAGAACTCGGCTGCAGTTACCAAGTTCCTCGACGAGCTGGCTAAGATTG ACTTCCCTGGAGCCAAGGTGGTGAGCGAGGCGGTGGCCAAGTCCGGCACCACGCCCCTGTCCCCGGCGATCACCTTCATCTTGGACAAGGTTGCACCGTTCATCCCCGAGGAGCCCAAGGCGGAGCCGGCGGCGGCTGAGGCCACCTCCCGGGAAGTCGCCGTggaggagaagaaggaggaggccgagccggccgccgccgctgcagcgaCGGAGGAGGCGGCGCCGGTGCCGGCGgaagaggaggagaagaaagAGGAGGAAGTGAAGCCGGCTGCCGAGGAGGCGGCGCCACCAGCTGCTGCTGCCGAGGAGAAGTGA
- the LOC136553262 gene encoding putative ubiquitin-conjugating enzyme E2 38, which translates to MALKKLLQLVCVGKKDSKKKGKSIDPLWRASASRSSVSVTANKTHLDPCSSGTGTVCVQNHEPECSSMVSSWARTEPGTENTDHMSFSQFDVVQDFSDHHYAKTSAGKVTKDWVKAIQSEWNLLQKNLPESIYVRVYEDRIDLLRAAIVGPAGTPYHDGLFFFDVRFPSEYPKCPPKVYYHSGGLRLNPNLYESGKVCLSLLNTWWGNGCEKWGKSNSTMLQVLVSIQGLVLNDKPYFNEPGNKNSAQTTAGERYSLAYNQTAFVRSCKTMLYSLRKPPKHFETLVMCHFHEHERAILDACSAYMSGTIVGSSVGSNLKYTRDKCFADFHKSLTLYTEHLRTEFAANRRRVLELEREASAVQVQEIVPSS; encoded by the exons ATGGCTCTCAAGAAGTTGCTGCAGCTCGTTTGTGTCGGGAAGAAGGATTCCAAGAAGAAAG GCAAATCCATCGACCCACTGTGGCGAG CCTCTGCTTCTCGCTCCTCTGTGAGTGTCACTGCAAACAAGACTCATTTGGATCCCTGTTCAAGTGGGACTGGCACTGTATGCGTGCAAAACCATGAACCTGAATGCTCAAGTATGGTTTCCTCATGGGCAAGGACAGAGCCTGGAACTGAGAATACTGATCATATGTCCTTTAGTCAATTTGATGTTGTCCAAGATTTCTCGGATCACCACTATGCAAAGACTTCAGCAGGAAAG GTCACCAAAGATTGGGTGAAGGCAATCCAAAGTGAATGGAATCTTCTACAGAAAAACCTACCTG AATCTATATATGTTAGAGTTTATGAGGACAGGATTGATCTGCTCAGGGCTGCAATAGTTGGGCCGGCTGGAACTCCATATCAtgatggcttgttcttcttcgaTGTCCGTTTTCCttctgaatacccgaagtgcccACCA AAAGTTTACTACCACTCGGGTGGACTTCGGCTAAACCCAAACCTGTATGAGAGTGGGAAAGTCTGCCTGAGCCTTCTGAACACCTGGTGGGGCAATGGATGCGAGAAGTGGGGCAAGTCAAATTCCACCATGCTGCAAGTTTTGGTCTCCATCCAGGGCCTTGTGCTGAATGATAAGCCATACTTCAATGAGCCAGGAAAcaaaaattcagctcaaacaacAGCTGGTGAAAGGTATTCCTTGGCTTACAATCAGACGGCCTTCGTCAGATCATGCAAGACAATGCTGTATTCACTCCGGAAGCCTCCAAAG CATTTTGAGACCCTTGTAATGTGCCACTTCCACGAGCATGAGCGTGCCATCCTCGACGCCTGCAGCGCTTACATGTCCGGGACAATCGTTGGGTCATCTGTTGGGAGCAACCTCAAATATACCCGTGACAAGTGCTTTGCAGATTTCCACAAGTCGCTGACGCTCTACACTGAACATCTGAGGACTGAGTTTGCTGCAAACAGAAGACGCGTGCTGGAGCTGGAGAGAGAGGCGTCAGCTGTGCAAGTGCAGGAGATCGTGCCTAGCAGCTAG